The Arabidopsis thaliana chromosome 5, partial sequence genomic interval GAAAATGCTTCCAAAAGTTGTGACTCTGATCAAGGTAATAGTGAATCAACTGATAGTGGGTTTGACAGAACTCCATTTAAGGGTAAGcagagaaacagaagattTCAGGTTGTTGACGAGTTTGTACCATCACTTCCTTGTGAAACTTCACAAGAAGGTATCAAGGAGCATGATGCAGATCCTAGTAAGAGATCAACTCCTGCGCACTCTTTATTCACTGGAAACGATTCTGTTCCTTGTCCTCCGGGTACTCAGAGAACAGAGAGGAAGCTCAGTTTAcccaagaagaagacaaagaagccTGTAATCGATAATGGGAAGAGCACTGTGATCAGTTTTAGTAACGGCATTGATGGAAGTCAAGTTAACTCGCATACTGGTCCTTCCATGAACACAGTATCCCAAACTCGAGACTTATTGAATGGGAAAAGGGTGGGCGGTTTATTTGACAACCGTTTGGCTTCAGATGGATATTTCAGAAAATATCTCTCTCAGGTTAATGATAAGCCGATAACATCTTTGCATTTGCAAGACAATGATTATGTGAGGTCAAGAGACGCGGAACCAAACTGTCTTCGAGATTTTAGTTCCTCTTCTAAATCCAGCTCAGGTGGATGGTTGAGAACTGGAGTAGATATTGTTGACTTCAGAAACAACAACCACAATACAAACAGATCGTCTTTCTCGAACTTGAAGCTAAGATACCCCCCTTCTTCTACTGAAGTTGCGGATTTATCTCGGGTGCTGCAAAAGGTACAAGCTTTGcatctatttttcttcaatcgcCATGCTTTCTCATTCTGTTTTCCAACTTGCACCTATTCTTGTATATTCCAAACTGGTGTGCTTCAGTGATTGGATCAGGATGATAACGGGATTGATTTACTTGGCAGGATGCTTCTGGTGCAGATAGAAAGGGGAAGACTGTTATGGTCCAAGAACATCATGGAGCACCAAGAAGCCAAAGTCACGATAGAAAGGAGACTACGACTGAAGAGCAAAACAACGATGATATTCCAATGGAGATAGTGGAGCTCATGGCCAAAAACCAGTACGAGAGGTGTCTTCccgacaaagaagaagatgttagCAACAAACAGCCATCACAAGAAACAGCACACAAATCCAAGAATGCTCTACTGATTGATCTCAATGAAACCTACGATAACGGGATCTCACTTGAGGACAACAACACATCAAGACCACCAAAACCGTGTAGTAGCAACGCAAGGAGGGAAGAACATTTTCCTATGGGAAGACAGCAGAACTCTCATGACTTCTTCCCAATAAGTCAGCCTTATGTGCCTTCTCCGTTTGGGATCTTTCCTCCTACCCAAGAAAACCGAGCCAGCTCCATCCGGTTTTCTGGTCACAACTGTCAGTGGCTTGGGAATTTGCCAACTGTGGGTAATCAGAACCCTTCTCCATCCTCATTTCGGGTATTACGTGCTTGTGATACTTGCCAGAGTGTTCCTAATCAATACAGAGAAGCTTCTCATCCAATTTGGCCATCTTCCATGATACCACCACAGAGTCAATACAAGCCAGtttctttaaatattaatCAGTCAACAAATCCGGGTACGCTTTCACAGGCATCTAACAATGAAAATACATGGAACCTCAACTTTGTTGCTGCCAACGGGAAGCAAAAATGTGGGCCTAATCCAGAATTTTCATTTGGCTGCAAACATGCTGCTGGGgttagtagtagtagtagtaggcCAATAGATAACTTTTCTAGTGAGAGCTCTATACCGGCATTGCATCTACTCAGCCTTCTGGATCCTCGCCTGAGGTCAACGACTCCCGCTGACCAACACGGAAACACTAAATTTACTAAAAGACATTTTCCGCCAGCCAACCAGTCCAAAGAGTTTATAGAGCTTCAAACAGGGGACTCTAGTAAGTCAGCCTACTCAACTAAGCAGATACCTTTTGATCTATACAGCAAGAGATTCACACAAGAGCCTTCCCGGAAGAGTTTCCCCATCACTCCACCTATTGGGACGTCTTCACTTTCATTTCAAAATGCTTCATGGAGTCCTCATcatcaagagaagaaaaccaagaGAAAAGACACCTTTGCTCCTGTTTACAATACTCATGAAAAGCCGGTGTTTGCAAGCAGCAACGACCAAGCGAAGTTCCAGCTGCTGGGAGCATCGAATTCCATGATGCTTCCTTTGAAATTTCACATGAcggataaagaaaagaaacaaaagagaaaagcaGAGAGCTGCAATAACAATGCCTCTGCGGGACCTGTGAAGAACAGTTCTGGACCCATTGTGTGCAGCGTCAATAGAAACCCTGCTGATTTCACCATTCCTGAACCTGGGAATGTTTACATGTTAACGGGTGAACATCTGAAAGTCCGTAAACGCACAACCTTCAAGAAAAAGCCAGCCGTGTGTAAGCAGGACGCAATGAAGCAGACCAAGAAGCCGGTTTGTCCACCTACACAAAATGCCTAAAGATATACAATGTGTGTGGGAGGGATTTGTGCAGGTAAGTTGCTAGGACTATCTGTTTCTAATTCTTTAGTTTTGGGATTTACTTGGTTCGTCTGAAATCAATGACTTAAAGAAATCTGCACCTTACTAagtgtttctttttgcatttACATTAGTTAGAACTGCAAAAGGTTAGGTTTTATGTTAAAGCCTAGGGTTTAGAACAGAGTTTTATCAGTCTCTTCATCAAATCTTTGTCTCCAGctctaacaaaacaattttctcTTTAGTTCATTGTGAAACAGATACTGAGGCAGAGGGATTAACAGATGGAGAGGGATAcaaagagagggagagagacagagacagagaaagagaaagagagatcatTCCTattgaaaacaagaataagTCAGACAGGAAACATTAAAATGCAAATCTTCCTCATGTTCTTGGTCTCTGGTcttaaaaacatatctttgCTTATGGTTTGTTCAAGCATACTTGGGAACCATTCAgcttgtgtatatatttaaatgaCTGTAGTACCCCTGATAGgccttgttgttttttgtttgtttttttgggaaataCTAGATACCTTTCAGCTGgcgttatatatatatttagtctTTATTTATACTGTTGTGTTTAAATGTCTCTGTCAGGCCAGCCAACTTCTCCAAACCTAAGAGAAACCCTCTTAAGTCTTAACACatttttaatccaaaaaagACTCTAACTGAAGATTCCGTAAATTAAATCTCTAGTCTGAAGAAAAATCTGCAAAACAACTTTTACATCAATTAAAAAGCTTAGAGTGCTACAGAAACGCTTAAGGTTACTTTTCAACTTCTTAATTTACTTAAGAATACATTGAAATTAAGTTGGGTATGTTGTTGATTCCATGCAACTCCGAGTTTTCATTTGGCTGACTAGGTGAGGGTGGAGTAGAGGATCATTTTGAATTAAGATTATAGGAGAACAAGGAATGATCGATGGGAATGTGAGCAGATACAAGGCTCAAAGATTGAAAAGTTGGCGGATCGGggagaacaaaaaaagggtAATATTTGGGTTAAGTAAGAGTGAGAAGATGGTTCATAACCGAGGGTTAGGAGAACGGTCATCAAATGTGACCTAACgggaaaagaaaatgtggCAGATTCTTAATATAAGCAAACATAACCACTGTGGTTTGTAGGATAAACACATTTAGTGGATCGGAAAACTAGAGAGTAATAAAATCCTAGGACGATTATATGAGATGGGGAGACgagagaaaatatatttcattgccagttgaggaagaggaaaggaATAAGTGGACATTCATAGGAAGTGCTTCAACCCAATAGGAGTTAGGTAGTTCAGCTTGAAAGAGGAGAGAGTAAACAATGTTGTATAGgagtttgaagaaaaaatttcGGTACgttcatattatatataatccaTTTTGTTGGGACGTGTAAAGATATGAAAAACGAAGCTCGCTTGTATTCACCATTGTCACATTGGAAAATATTGATTGTTCCCTAACACTTGTTTTGAATGAAGTGATTGTGtaccacacaaaaaaagaagtgatcGAAGTATAAGttattcctcttttttttttttttatgagatATAATAAAGTCATATCTCATTCGACATGGGATTTATAACATGACTACTTGGAAACTGGAATGATGGTTGAatccctttttattttcagattAGTCATATATTAACTGGTAAAATTAAATCGATGGGTTAAATATTGTATTAATCGTACATGAGAAGGactgtttttcttctattgCGGTTATGAAAACCTTTCTATTTTATCGGGTAAACGTATGCAGGGTAgggattatttttcttttttgttcagaCAACGGTGTTAAACGGGTAATAATCCACggaataaactaaaaatttgcAAATACTTTTGAAAGAGTTAAATATGGATAAAACAGATCATTTCCGTACAAGACGAGATcctaataaaacatttatatccTTGGAAAACTCATGATGAAAGAATAGTAACTTCAGTCTCTATATCATTTCTTCACCGGATGACATAGTTTGAACATCAAAACTCGAGTTACATCACTATAACTTGAGCTGGCGAGAATCTGCAAACCCTAGCTTGTGTATAAACAAGGCCTTCCTTACAAAAGTAACCTTTGGAAGGGTTACAATGTCTTTCTTCTGAACACACACAATTTCCTTCCAAGGCACATCCGTCATACTTGGAAGCTTCTGTTCCTAAGAGAATCTCATCAGACCATTCACTAGAGAACATCTTCTTAGGATCTAACTTGTTCTTTACTTCCAAGAATTTATCAAAGTTAGGTCCAATCTTTTGCTTCACGCCGAAGAAACCCACTTTCCTATTCTTCCCCCAATGCGGCTTTGCGCCGTGTTTGACAAACGCCATCTGCTCCATCTCCTCCATCACATCTTGGTTCAACCTCGGGGTCAACTCATCATCCGCTCGGTAATAATTAAAGTCAATGACCACTGAATCCTCTGTCTGGCCAAGATAAGCCTTTGAGCCCTTTATGAAACGTATGAAGATACCGTTATAGATATCGATCCCGCACAATCTTTCGGGTTTCATGTCTCGTAGCTTCTTCACGTCGAGAAGAAAATCTCTAAACCTAGAAACTGGGAATATTGCAGTCGtttcataaaagaaaagaccGTTATATCTCGGGTCCCATGCGCAAGCGACATCAATTCTAATTGAAGATGAGTAAAGACAAGACCCAGAAGTCTGGATCTTGCCTTGTCTTCCGATAACCGGATATCCAGTAAAGATTAAACCACTATTCTTTAAACCGTTCCCGATTAATTTCTTGTATGCCAACGTAGTATCTGCAGTGGTGCATTTTCCATTCTCATTCTTGCTAGATTCAAACCCCTTCTCTGCAACATTTTCAAAgccaaaactttgattttaaACATCCAAACCGGACTAATTAAACCGGGAATATTGGTAATGTGGAGTCGTCTAGCTACTATAAGGAAAGAGGAACTAACCTAATGCTCGTACCCCTTTAGAGATCAAGATAGGATTAGACTGAAAACCAAGAAAGTCGTTGACTCCGTTGCCGGAGACATTGACCGGTGCTCGGATATCGTAACGGTAAACAGCAGTTTTTCTAGAAGGATACCAAGTTATGTCTCCGAATTCGTATTTTTTCCCATGCTCCATAAAAATGTCTTCAAGTGCTACGTCAGATGTGAAGTTGTACGTCACACTTCTCTTAAATGCTTTCTCTATCGAAAGCTTAACCTACAGATAATATGGTTAACGGCGTTACGtcaaatatatagttatatacaattgaatcaataaaataaaaagcacTGTAAGACTGTTAACGGCGTTAAGTTATTGTACCTTTGAAATGACTCCTAAAACACCCAACGACACTTTAACGGCGTTAAGAAGCGTATCATCTCTCCCTTCTTCGAGTCTAACAACCTTCGCGAAACCTTCTGATTGGTTCGCCGGAACCACAAGGCTGATTCCGACAACATGGTCATGAACCGAACCACCTCGTCCAGACCACGAACTCCCGTGGGAGCCAGTACTAATCAGCCCACCGATACTCACTCCTTCCCAGTACGGTGACGTTCCGATGCTAAACCCAGCTCCTTCAACTTTCTCGATCAGCTCTCTCAACGAAACTCCAGAATCAGCCGTGACCGTTAACAGTTCCGGTTCAATCTCGATAACCGAATTATATTTCGACGTACTAATTAGCAATGCGTCTGAACCTGAAGGACAAGCGAGTTTCGGTATGGTGTGAGAGAATTTGGTGACGGTTTTGACTTTGAGATTGTGCTCAGCCGCGTAAGCAACGGCTTTACGAAGGTCTTCCTCCGTCGTTGGGTATGTGACGTTAGCCGCGTGACAGGTTTTGCGGTCAGGCCACGTGCCGTACGCGTTGGAGACGGTGCAGCCGGTTTGGTCGCATCGAATCGGTGGTTGTGGTGGTACTGATTGAACGGTCCATATTGTAACGAAGAAAGATAGAATTGAGAACTGCTGGAGAGTATGAGAGTAACGCATGATTATTTGGAGAGATTATGTTAATCCGATCTTTTGGATctgtgatatttttgttttggaggtTATGTTAACTATGTATAAATGCGTTTGAAGATtgaaaatattgcttagaaggaAATCAATATTGCCggatctttttatatttaagtATATGATGtatcttatgtttttggtaAGGAATTAAGGATATTGTATAGTGTGACTTGTCCTTTTTTGTCGCCGTTGATTTATCCTAAGAGGCTAGGAATTAAAAATTCGTATTATAAGATCTGGGTCAAAACCTAAATTATGGAAAATAATGTAGGGTTAAGATCTGAAATATAATACCCACTAAGTatgtcatcatcattcataaaatatatgtatagataCACTTGTATAGATGTTGGTGTAATAGATGAAAAACAGTGGggttaaagagaaaaaggcgGAAATTGACAAAATAATTGATCTGACAAAAAAGTACAACAAGGGAAAGCATGTagtgtttggttttaaagcGTAAAAAGACTACTGATGcttataattagtttaacTATGGTTTATActaatttgaaaagaaaagaaagttgaTACTAGCTATAAGTTATTATGTAATCCAACATCAGTTGAATAAAATCGATGATATCTATTTTAGTTGAcatcatcaaaaataattgatattgATAACGTATAGCGATAACGTGAATAACACCGGTACGTAAAATAATCGATATATGTACTGgagatattatataatttcagGACTAACATAGTTAAGCATTTGAGTGAGGGTTATGATTACAATTCCTTGACATTGGTGATTACTATTCAGAAAGTTTTGAGAATCAGAATATTATAGAGTAGATAATCCAATACTATATTTTAGTTGGTTACGACTTAAAAAATTGGTACAATACCATTATTATCATGGAGTAACAGGCAACCAAACCCTCTAAAGTCGTTGTTCCCCCTCGCCAACCGAATGACCGATACGTGTATAATAAAAGATGTTCTGGTGGGAACAAAACCCTCATGCCAATTCGGTCCAGCTTTTGTAGGACcgattttattcttttaaaaagttgaTCACTGAGTTGGCCTGACTCATATAGATATAACCCTATTTAACGGTCGGATCCGCTAAGCCAAAGGATCATGACGGTCTAAAATCTTAGAATTAGAGCTTTTCTCAAACGTAGACAGTCATTAAATCGGattaatataatcaaaataattttatcaaattagaatttagattattaaaattttaaaccaataCTATTATGTcaattttgaagaaattaattttctttaggACTCAATAATTTGGAGAGCTTGACCAGCTCCAGTcataaaacatacaaaatacaACATTTTTTGTGATAGATGGTGTAAGATTAATTCAAGCATTAATTATAGATAAAACCATTTTAGTATATTTAGAAATTTAGACAATGCAAAAAGTCTTTACGTCGTTTGGGTGTTCTAGAGTTTGACGTAGAGTACTTCATTTctgtaagaagaaagaagtatACTTATGATATGTGGTGGTTTTTTGTTCCTAACTAGTATCCGCTGATTAATGGTAATTCTCGCTACTCGATGCTATTTACTTATCTGTTGAGTGATCCTAATTCTGCCAAACTAGTATGGAGTGAtaaaaattctatatattaaacgatcttttttgttctatttgGAGGTTATATATATGCTGTGTTAGACAAACGTTATAGGCCTGTTACATATGGTAATATTGTAGCACCTCAATACCTCATTGACCGGTATTACCGCAAACCAAATTATGGTTTGGACTTTGGATCGACTACTATTGTTGGTCATATATAATTGTATCAATAGTTTAAAGTAATATTTGGTCATTAATACTGATCATGCATGCTTCTAGATCAGTAGATCATGGTTACTTTTATGCTTAAAAACAGTTTTGATGAAAACCTATATCACTATTTTGCTATTTACACTACCGCACCTGGTTAAGTTGAATATGcatttttaaattatgtgTATGTAAACGTGTGCTagttcaaagttcaaacaatgttggtatatatatgtcaGGTGTCACTTCTTATTGAACAATACGTACTCGTTTATACCAGTTTGATAGTCAGAGCAAAGATTATGTATGATTAATTCGTGTTATAAGCTTCTACCTTTgtgattattgatttttttaagtaGGCTTGTAACATTAATTAGAGTAAAATTCATATAAGGTTCTACTacttgtaatatatatatatatgtacatatatattatatagtagCATCAGAGTTGCTATGACTTGACCTGGCGATGTTCTGGTATCGTAGAGATGCCTCCCAAGTATAGATAGAGACCACCTCACATGTTCATGCCAATAGTTAATGAAAATGACCAATCCATGAACATGCAAAAACACATGAGGTTTTTctaaacatattataattgaccaaataaagagaaaaaaaaaaaaacaatacatatgATCGGAATCATTTTGGGAGTTTGAAGGAACTAAACATAATATGCATGTCGAAGTCAACTTATtgcaaataattttgaaatgattCTGAATTGGAAATTCA includes:
- the EMF1 gene encoding embryonic flower 1 (EMF1) (embryonic flower 1 (EMF1); Has 1807 Blast hits to 1807 proteins in 277 species: Archae - 0; Bacteria - 0; Metazoa - 736; Fungi - 347; Plants - 385; Viruses - 0; Other Eukaryotes - 339 (source: NCBI BLink).) is translated as MGSSIKINSISIDLAGAANEIDMVKCDHFSMRGFVAETRERDLRKCWPFSEESVSLVDQQSYTLPTLSVPKFRWWHCMSCIKDIDAHGPKDCGLHSNSKAIGNSSVIESKSKFNSLTIIDHEKEKKTDIADNAIEEKVGVNCENDDQTATTFLKKARGRPMGASNVRSKSRKLVSPEQVGNNRSKEKLNKPSMDISSWKEKQNVDQAVTTFGSSEIAGVVEDTPPKATKNHKGIRGLMECDNGSSESINLAMSGLQRRKSRKVRLLSELLGNTKTSGGSNIRKEESALKKESVRGRKRKLLPENNYVSRILSTMGATSENASKSCDSDQGNSESTDSGFDRTPFKGKQRNRRFQVVDEFVPSLPCETSQEGIKEHDADPSKRSTPAHSLFTGNDSVPCPPGTQRTERKLSLPKKKTKKPVIDNGKSTVISFSNGIDGSQVNSHTGPSMNTVSQTRDLLNGKRVGGLFDNRLASDGYFRKYLSQVNDKPITSLHLQDNDYVRSRDAEPNCLRDFSSSSKSSSGGWLRTGVDIVDFRNNNHNTNRSSFSNLKLRYPPSSTEVADLSRVLQKDASGADRKGKTVMVQEHHGAPRSQSHDRKETTTEEQNNDDIPMEIVELMAKNQYERCLPDKEEDVSNKQPSQETAHKSKNALLIDLNETYDNGISLEDNNTSRPPKPCSSNARREEHFPMGRQQNSHDFFPISQPYVPSPFGIFPPTQENRASSIRFSGHNCQWLGNLPTVGNQNPSPSSFRVLRACDTCQSVPNQYREASHPIWPSSMIPPQSQYKPVSLNINQSTNPGTLSQASNNENTWNLNFVAANGKQKCGPNPEFSFGCKHAAGVSSSSSRPIDNFSSESSIPALHLLSLLDPRLRSTTPADQHGNTKFTKRHFPPANQSKEFIELQTGDSSKSAYSTKQIPFDLYSKRFTQEPSRKSFPITPPIGTSSLSFQNASWSPHHQEKKTKRKDTFAPVYNTHEKPVFASSNDQAKFQLLGASNSMMLPLKFHMTDKEKKQKRKAESCNNNASAGPVKNSSGPIVCSVNRNPADFTIPEPGNVYMLTGEHLKVRKRTTFKKKPAVCKQDAMKQTKKPVCPPTQNA
- the GulLO3 gene encoding D-arabinono-1,4-lactone oxidase family protein (D-arabinono-1,4-lactone oxidase family protein; FUNCTIONS IN: D-arabinono-1,4-lactone oxidase activity, oxidoreductase activity, FAD binding, catalytic activity; INVOLVED IN: oxidation reduction; LOCATED IN: endomembrane system, membrane; EXPRESSED IN: 14 plant structures; EXPRESSED DURING: 4 anthesis, petal differentiation and expansion stage, E expanded cotyledon stage; CONTAINS InterPro DOMAIN/s: D-arabinono-1,4-lactone oxidase (InterPro:IPR007173), FAD-binding, type 2 (InterPro:IPR016166), Plant-specific FAD-dependent oxidoreductase (InterPro:IPR010030), FAD linked oxidase, N-terminal (InterPro:IPR006094); BEST Arabidopsis thaliana protein match is: D-arabinono-1,4-lactone oxidase family protein (TAIR:AT2G46740.1); Has 1807 Blast hits to 1807 proteins in 277 species: Archae - 0; Bacteria - 0; Metazoa - 736; Fungi - 347; Plants - 385; Viruses - 0; Other Eukaryotes - 339 (source: NCBI BLink).), producing MRYSHTLQQFSILSFFVTIWTVQSVPPQPPIRCDQTGCTVSNAYGTWPDRKTCHAANVTYPTTEEDLRKAVAYAAEHNLKVKTVTKFSHTIPKLACPSGSDALLISTSKYNSVIEIEPELLTVTADSGVSLRELIEKVEGAGFSIGTSPYWEGVSIGGLISTGSHGSSWSGRGGSVHDHVVGISLVVPANQSEGFAKVVRLEEGRDDTLLNAVKVSLGVLGVISKVKLSIEKAFKRSVTYNFTSDVALEDIFMEHGKKYEFGDITWYPSRKTAVYRYDIRAPVNVSGNGVNDFLGFQSNPILISKGVRALEKGFESSKNENGKCTTADTTLAYKKLIGNGLKNSGLIFTGYPVIGRQGKIQTSGSCLYSSSIRIDVACAWDPRYNGLFFYETTAIFPVSRFRDFLLDVKKLRDMKPERLCGIDIYNGIFIRFIKGSKAYLGQTEDSVVIDFNYYRADDELTPRLNQDVMEEMEQMAFVKHGAKPHWGKNRKVGFFGVKQKIGPNFDKFLEVKNKLDPKKMFSSEWSDEILLGTEASKYDGCALEGNCVCSEERHCNPSKGYFCKEGLVYTQARVCRFSPAQVIVM